A genomic window from Ideonella sp. WA131b includes:
- a CDS encoding fasciclin domain-containing protein, with protein sequence MKKLFIAATLAAASLAAQAKDIVDTAVAAGSFKTLATALQAAGLVDTLKGPGPFTVFAPTDAAFAKIPKADLDALLKDKARLTAVLTYHVVPGRVMAKDVKAGSVKTVQGGLLTLGTTGGVTVNNAKVVQADVVASNGVIHVIDTVVLPK encoded by the coding sequence ATGAAAAAACTCTTCATCGCCGCCACCCTGGCCGCGGCTTCGCTGGCCGCCCAGGCCAAGGACATCGTCGACACCGCGGTGGCCGCCGGCTCGTTCAAGACGCTGGCCACGGCGCTGCAGGCGGCCGGCCTCGTCGACACGCTCAAGGGCCCGGGCCCGTTCACGGTGTTCGCACCCACCGACGCGGCCTTCGCCAAGATCCCGAAGGCCGATCTCGACGCCCTGCTCAAGGACAAGGCCCGACTCACCGCCGTGCTCACCTACCACGTGGTGCCGGGCCGGGTGATGGCCAAGGACGTGAAGGCCGGCAGTGTGAAGACGGTGCAAGGCGGCCTGCTGACGCTGGGCACCACGGGCGGGGTCACCGTCAACAACGCCAAGGTCGTGCAGGCCGACGTCGTGGCCAGCAATGGCGTCATCCACGTCATCGACACGGTGGTGCTGCCGAAGTAA
- a CDS encoding phosphotransferase has product MSDSVPAPAAVPPADLPADGRVAWGDPVRRTAFGQWLSTIAPRHGLDAASLAPASADASFRRYLRVAALAGSRIVMDAPPPLEDTRPFVQVAALLAGAGLHVPRVLEAEVEQGFLLLDDLGTEPYLAALQAAQAAGDGARADRLMRDAIAALVTMQRHADARRLPPFDEALLRRELELFPVWCVAREHGIAWGDGERRAWQGLCDVLVASALAQPVVAVHADWMPRNLMVCGGPGSPGNPGVLDFQDAVAGPVSYDIASLLRDAFLSWPEEQEIDWAVRWWQAARKAGVPVAEDFGECWRALEWMGLQRHLKVLGIFCRLKHRDGKAGYAADLPRFFGYATRVALRYRPLAPLLKLLEPMSERTVAAGYTF; this is encoded by the coding sequence ATGAGCGACTCTGTCCCGGCGCCGGCCGCTGTTCCACCCGCCGACCTACCCGCCGACGGCCGTGTCGCCTGGGGTGATCCTGTCCGCCGAACGGCCTTCGGGCAGTGGCTGTCCACGATCGCGCCGCGCCACGGCCTGGATGCGGCCAGCCTGGCGCCGGCCTCGGCCGATGCCAGCTTCCGCCGCTATCTGCGCGTGGCCGCCCTGGCGGGCAGCCGCATCGTGATGGACGCCCCGCCGCCGCTGGAGGACACCCGCCCTTTCGTGCAGGTGGCCGCGCTGCTGGCCGGCGCCGGGCTGCACGTGCCGCGCGTGCTGGAGGCCGAGGTTGAGCAGGGCTTCCTGTTGCTCGACGACCTCGGCACCGAGCCCTACCTGGCCGCCCTGCAGGCGGCCCAGGCCGCAGGCGACGGCGCCCGGGCCGACCGCCTGATGCGCGATGCCATCGCCGCGCTGGTGACGATGCAACGCCATGCCGACGCCCGCCGGCTGCCGCCGTTCGACGAGGCGCTGCTGCGCCGCGAGCTCGAACTGTTCCCCGTCTGGTGCGTGGCGCGCGAGCACGGCATCGCCTGGGGCGACGGCGAGCGGCGGGCCTGGCAGGGCCTGTGCGACGTGCTGGTGGCCAGCGCGCTGGCGCAGCCGGTGGTGGCCGTGCATGCCGACTGGATGCCGCGCAACCTGATGGTCTGCGGCGGGCCCGGCTCGCCCGGCAACCCGGGCGTGCTCGACTTTCAGGACGCCGTGGCCGGACCGGTGAGCTACGACATCGCCTCGCTGCTGCGCGACGCCTTCCTGTCCTGGCCCGAGGAGCAGGAGATCGACTGGGCCGTGCGCTGGTGGCAGGCCGCGCGCAAGGCCGGCGTGCCGGTGGCCGAGGATTTCGGCGAGTGCTGGCGGGCGCTGGAGTGGATGGGCCTGCAGCGCCACCTCAAGGTGCTGGGCATCTTCTGCCGTCTCAAGCACCGCGACGGCAAGGCCGGCTACGCTGCCGACCTGCCGCGCTTCTTCGGCTACGCCACCCGGGTGGCGCTGCGCTACCGCCCGCTGGCCCCGCTGCTGAAGCTGTTGGAGCCGATGAGCGAGCGAACCGTGGCGGCCGGCTACACCTTTTGA
- a CDS encoding LPS-assembly protein LptD, with the protein MTHPTLALAVAAIATAAPAHGAQEGPEQAVSPVAAASAASAAAAPAPASALEPSTRLAPLPRAEGARRLPIVLQSRTLSSQPGQQTVAEGEVEFRRGGLVIRADRLAYDHLRDTARAIGSVSIAREGAVYSGQELEIAVQRFEGHFLAPSFDFAELGTGGRADRIDFLGPGRSRATRASYTSCPRVDPAAEGAEPDWVLKTDRVTLDLDANEGVADGAQLRFLGVPILALPRLSFPISDQRKSGWLPPSINIDNRSGLIVSVPWYWNIAPNRDATLAPRVITRRGFGLDSEFRYLEPRHEGSVRLDAVPNDQIARRSRGSLQWLHQGEPARGWRIDAEIARVSDDAWWKDFPDGSRSFTPRLLAGTAGIERHFALPASSLLGEGQARLYARALKWQVLQDPDSFVTAPYERSPQLGLWLQTRAAGGLELALESEFNRFTLPDDQARALGRPTGDRWHAIGSVARPLRGAGWFVVPRLAVNAAAYRNTERLASGIVDAQRAIPTFSIDLGLELERSAVFFGRELRQTLEPRLLFVHTPYRLQSTLPNYDSAGKDFNIVSLFTDNAFSGVDRVSDARQLTTGFTTRLVDAASGAEALRLGLVQRLLLRPQRVAPQVDGSPDGPPLENRFSDALLVGSTSVLPGWTLDAAVQYSPDIQRSVRSILGARYSPGPFRTVGATYRLARGLSEQLEVGWQWPVWGAVPGSGQPARVPAGDRGCRGAWYSVGRLNYSLKDRRLTDSILGLEYDAGCWIARVVAEQLSTGRSQATTRILVQLELVGLSRLGSNPLKVLRDNIPGYRLLRDERAGGRTAAGGPTP; encoded by the coding sequence ATGACCCACCCGACGCTGGCCCTGGCGGTCGCCGCAATCGCCACGGCCGCACCGGCACACGGCGCGCAAGAAGGCCCCGAGCAAGCCGTGTCGCCCGTGGCGGCTGCGTCCGCTGCTTCCGCCGCGGCCGCCCCGGCGCCGGCCTCGGCGCTCGAACCCTCCACGCGCCTGGCACCCCTGCCCCGCGCTGAAGGCGCCCGGCGGCTGCCCATCGTGCTGCAGTCCCGCACGCTCAGCAGCCAGCCCGGGCAGCAGACCGTGGCCGAGGGCGAGGTGGAGTTCCGCCGCGGTGGTCTCGTGATCCGCGCCGACCGTCTGGCCTACGACCACCTGCGCGACACCGCGCGCGCCATCGGCAGTGTGAGCATCGCGCGCGAAGGCGCCGTCTACAGCGGGCAGGAGCTGGAGATCGCGGTCCAGCGCTTCGAGGGCCACTTCCTCGCGCCGAGCTTCGACTTCGCCGAGCTCGGCACCGGTGGCCGCGCCGACCGCATCGACTTCCTCGGCCCCGGGCGCTCGCGCGCCACCCGCGCCAGCTACACCAGCTGCCCGCGCGTCGACCCGGCGGCCGAGGGCGCCGAGCCCGACTGGGTGCTCAAGACCGACCGCGTCACGCTCGACCTCGACGCCAACGAGGGCGTGGCCGACGGCGCGCAGCTGCGCTTCCTGGGCGTGCCGATCCTGGCGCTGCCCCGCCTGAGCTTCCCGATCAGCGACCAGCGCAAGAGCGGATGGCTGCCACCGTCGATCAACATCGACAACCGCAGCGGCCTGATCGTCTCGGTGCCGTGGTACTGGAACATCGCACCCAACCGCGACGCCACGCTGGCGCCGCGCGTCATCACCCGGCGGGGCTTCGGCCTGGACAGCGAGTTCCGCTACCTCGAGCCCCGCCACGAGGGCAGCGTGCGCCTGGACGCCGTGCCCAACGACCAGATCGCACGGCGTTCGCGCGGCTCACTTCAGTGGCTGCACCAGGGCGAACCGGCGCGCGGCTGGCGCATCGACGCCGAGATCGCGCGCGTCAGCGACGATGCCTGGTGGAAGGACTTCCCTGACGGCAGCCGCAGCTTCACGCCGCGGCTGCTGGCCGGGACCGCCGGCATCGAGCGCCACTTCGCACTGCCGGCTTCTTCGCTGCTGGGCGAAGGCCAGGCCCGCCTGTACGCCCGCGCGTTGAAGTGGCAGGTGCTTCAAGACCCGGACTCCTTCGTCACCGCGCCCTACGAGCGCAGCCCGCAGCTGGGTCTGTGGCTGCAAACGCGCGCCGCCGGTGGGCTGGAGCTGGCGCTGGAGAGCGAGTTCAACCGATTCACCTTGCCCGACGACCAGGCCCGTGCGCTCGGTCGGCCCACCGGCGACCGCTGGCACGCCATCGGCTCGGTGGCGCGGCCGCTGCGCGGAGCCGGCTGGTTCGTGGTGCCGCGGCTGGCGGTCAATGCCGCGGCCTACCGCAACACCGAGCGCCTGGCCAGCGGCATCGTCGACGCGCAGCGCGCCATCCCGACCTTCAGCATCGACCTCGGCCTGGAACTGGAACGCAGCGCCGTGTTTTTCGGCCGCGAGTTGCGCCAGACGCTGGAGCCGCGGCTGCTGTTCGTGCACACGCCCTACCGGCTGCAGAGCACGCTGCCCAACTACGACTCGGCCGGCAAGGACTTCAACATCGTCTCGCTGTTCACCGACAACGCGTTCTCGGGCGTGGACCGCGTCTCCGACGCTCGCCAGCTGACCACGGGCTTCACCACCCGGCTGGTGGATGCCGCCAGCGGCGCCGAGGCGCTGCGTCTGGGGCTCGTGCAGCGCCTGCTGCTGCGCCCACAGCGCGTGGCGCCGCAAGTCGACGGCTCGCCCGACGGCCCGCCGCTTGAGAACCGCTTCTCCGACGCGCTGCTGGTCGGCAGCACCAGTGTGCTGCCGGGCTGGACGCTGGATGCCGCCGTGCAGTACAGCCCCGACATCCAGCGCTCGGTGCGTTCGATCCTGGGGGCGCGCTACTCGCCCGGTCCTTTCCGCACGGTGGGCGCGACCTACCGCCTCGCTCGGGGCCTGTCGGAACAACTCGAGGTGGGCTGGCAGTGGCCGGTGTGGGGCGCCGTGCCCGGCAGCGGGCAGCCGGCCAGGGTGCCCGCGGGCGACCGCGGCTGCCGCGGCGCCTGGTACTCGGTGGGGCGCTTGAACTACAGCCTGAAGGACCGCCGGCTCACCGACTCCATCCTCGGCCTGGAGTACGACGCCGGCTGCTGGATCGCGCGGGTGGTGGCCGAGCAGCTGTCCACCGGTCGCAGCCAGGCCACCACGCGCATCCTGGTGCAGCTGGAGCTGGTGGGCCTGTCACGGCTGGGCTCCAACCCGCTGAAGGTCTTGAGGGACAATATTCCCGGCTACCGTCTGCTGCGCGATGAGCGCGCCGGCGGCCGGACTGCCGCCGGCGGCCCGACACCCTGA
- a CDS encoding peptidylprolyl isomerase yields the protein MPTPTSSPLFPVRPLALALLIAVAAGAQAQAGAARNADWIAAVVNQESVTAGEVERRIQRARAEAQRAGQPVPPEAELRQLALDALIDERAMITLARDSGTRVDDAEVDRAVQNIALQNQLTPEVLRQRLAEEGMDFARFRANLRDQLMMERVREREVYQRIRISDDEVDRQLEEQRRALNADAETNLAQILVTVPEGASPTVLAERKARAEGALARVRAGADFAAVAREISEDSNRERGGVIGLRPASRLPDLFVEHTRGLKNGEVAPTLLRSGAGFHVMKLVERRERTLGEATQTRARHILLRTSPQLDAPTAASRLAEYKRQIEAGTARFEDLARRVSEDGSAAAGGDLGWSNPGQMVPEFETAMNALPLNGLSDPVVSRFGVHLIQVLERRNTTLELRQLREQARNVLREQRFDQAYLDWTRELRSRAYVELREPPL from the coding sequence ATGCCAACTCCTACGTCCAGCCCGCTGTTTCCCGTGCGCCCGCTGGCGCTGGCGCTGCTCATCGCGGTCGCCGCTGGCGCACAGGCCCAGGCGGGCGCGGCACGCAACGCCGACTGGATCGCCGCCGTCGTCAACCAGGAATCGGTGACGGCCGGCGAGGTGGAGCGCCGCATCCAGCGCGCGCGCGCCGAGGCGCAACGCGCCGGCCAGCCGGTGCCGCCCGAGGCGGAGCTGCGCCAACTGGCGCTTGATGCCCTGATCGACGAGCGCGCGATGATCACGCTGGCCCGCGACAGCGGCACGCGCGTCGACGACGCCGAAGTCGACCGCGCGGTGCAGAACATCGCGCTTCAGAACCAGCTCACGCCCGAGGTGCTGCGCCAGCGTCTGGCCGAAGAGGGCATGGACTTCGCGCGCTTCCGCGCCAATCTTCGCGACCAGCTCATGATGGAGCGGGTGCGCGAACGCGAGGTCTACCAGCGCATCCGCATCTCCGACGACGAGGTCGACCGCCAACTCGAGGAGCAGCGCCGCGCCCTCAACGCCGACGCCGAAACGAACCTGGCACAGATCCTGGTGACCGTCCCCGAGGGCGCAAGCCCCACCGTGCTGGCCGAGCGCAAGGCGCGCGCCGAGGGCGCGCTGGCGCGGGTTCGCGCCGGCGCCGACTTTGCCGCTGTGGCGCGCGAGATCAGCGAGGACAGCAACCGCGAGCGCGGCGGCGTGATCGGCCTGCGGCCCGCGTCGCGCTTGCCCGATCTCTTCGTCGAGCACACACGCGGCCTGAAGAACGGCGAGGTCGCGCCGACTTTGCTGCGCTCTGGTGCCGGCTTCCACGTGATGAAGCTGGTCGAGCGACGCGAACGCACGCTCGGCGAGGCCACACAGACGCGGGCGCGCCACATCCTGCTGCGCACTTCGCCCCAGCTGGATGCGCCCACCGCGGCGAGCCGCCTGGCCGAGTACAAGCGCCAGATCGAAGCCGGCACCGCCCGCTTCGAGGACCTGGCCCGGCGCGTCAGCGAAGACGGCAGCGCGGCCGCGGGCGGCGACCTGGGCTGGTCGAACCCCGGGCAGATGGTGCCGGAGTTCGAGACGGCGATGAACGCGCTGCCGCTCAACGGCCTGTCCGACCCTGTCGTGTCGCGTTTCGGCGTGCACCTCATCCAGGTGCTGGAGCGGCGCAACACCACGCTGGAGCTGCGCCAGCTGCGCGAGCAGGCGCGCAACGTGCTGCGCGAGCAGCGCTTTGATCAGGCCTACCTCGACTGGACCCGGGAACTGCGCTCGCGCGCCTACGTCGAGTTGCGCGAGCCGCCTTTGTGA
- the rsmA gene encoding 16S rRNA (adenine(1518)-N(6)/adenine(1519)-N(6))-dimethyltransferase RsmA, whose translation MSGGRGAPFARKRFGQHFLADEGVIGDIVRAIQPRPGDALVEIGPGLGAMTQPLLERTGALSVIELDRDLAERLRGQGRPGLAVIEADVLSVDFGVLAAQAGRPLRVVGNLPYNISSPILFHLLPVAGQVRDQHFMLQKEVVERMAAAPGGKDYGRLSVMLQWRYAIEAVLDVPPAAFEPPPRVDSAVVRMVPKPAEAVATIDAARLGALVAAAFSQRRKLLRHTLGHWIDQHAQGAPFDLHRRAEEVPVAEYVSLALHQA comes from the coding sequence ATGAGCGGCGGCCGCGGCGCGCCTTTCGCCAGGAAGCGCTTCGGCCAGCACTTCCTGGCCGACGAGGGCGTGATCGGCGACATCGTGCGCGCCATCCAGCCGCGGCCCGGCGATGCGCTGGTGGAAATCGGCCCCGGCCTGGGTGCCATGACGCAGCCGCTGCTCGAACGCACCGGGGCGCTGAGCGTCATCGAGCTCGACCGTGACCTTGCCGAGCGGCTGCGCGGCCAGGGCCGGCCCGGGCTGGCGGTGATCGAGGCCGACGTGCTGAGCGTCGACTTCGGGGTCCTGGCGGCGCAGGCCGGCCGGCCGCTGCGCGTGGTGGGCAACCTGCCCTACAACATCTCCAGCCCCATCCTCTTCCACCTGCTGCCGGTGGCGGGGCAGGTGCGCGACCAGCACTTCATGCTGCAGAAGGAGGTCGTGGAACGCATGGCCGCTGCGCCAGGGGGCAAGGACTATGGCCGCCTGTCGGTGATGCTGCAGTGGCGCTATGCCATCGAGGCCGTGCTCGACGTGCCACCGGCAGCCTTCGAGCCGCCGCCGCGCGTGGATTCGGCCGTCGTGCGCATGGTGCCGAAGCCGGCCGAGGCGGTGGCCACGATCGACGCCGCCCGGCTGGGCGCGCTCGTGGCGGCGGCGTTTTCGCAGCGGCGCAAGCTGCTGCGCCACACGCTGGGCCACTGGATCGACCAGCACGCACAGGGTGCCCCATTCGACCTGCACCGCCGCGCCGAGGAGGTGCCGGTGGCCGAGTACGTGTCGCTGGCGCTGCACCAGGCCTGA
- a CDS encoding barstar family protein, whose amino-acid sequence MELQTIRPNLVQAIRAYRVDDLMTAAQTAGHHFLYANLSGAQTKQDVLDGIAAAFTFPAHFGKNLDALYDCMTDLVHKSGQQPGFVVVLEQLPDNPRFDREAREQLLEVFRDAAEYWGDRRIAFRCFYSFQ is encoded by the coding sequence ATGGAGTTGCAGACCATCCGACCCAATCTCGTGCAGGCCATCCGCGCCTACCGGGTTGACGACCTGATGACCGCGGCCCAGACCGCCGGCCATCATTTCCTGTACGCCAACCTTTCGGGCGCGCAGACCAAACAGGACGTGCTCGACGGCATCGCCGCGGCGTTCACGTTCCCGGCGCACTTCGGCAAAAACCTCGATGCGCTGTATGACTGCATGACCGACCTCGTGCACAAGAGCGGCCAGCAGCCGGGCTTCGTCGTCGTGCTGGAGCAGCTCCCCGACAACCCGCGCTTCGACCGCGAGGCCCGCGAGCAGCTGCTCGAAGTGTTCCGCGATGCCGCCGAATACTGGGGCGATCGCCGCATCGCGTTCCGATGTTTCTACTCTTTTCAGTAG
- a CDS encoding ribonuclease produces MAGAGPTAARTPEHPVAIADAVALAALPREARQTHGLILAGGPFPYQKDGTVFFNRERLLPQRPRGQYREYTVRTPGLSHRGARRIVCGGLPPNQPEVCYYTADHYASFKRIQP; encoded by the coding sequence ATGGCCGGCGCCGGGCCGACGGCAGCCCGGACGCCCGAACACCCGGTTGCGATCGCCGACGCCGTGGCGCTGGCTGCGCTGCCGCGTGAGGCCCGGCAGACTCACGGGCTGATCCTGGCCGGCGGCCCGTTCCCGTACCAGAAGGATGGCACCGTGTTCTTCAACCGCGAACGGCTGCTGCCGCAGCGGCCACGCGGCCAGTATCGCGAGTACACGGTGCGCACGCCCGGCTTGTCGCACCGCGGCGCCCGGCGCATCGTCTGCGGCGGGCTGCCCCCGAACCAACCCGAGGTCTGCTACTACACCGCCGACCACTACGCCAGCTTCAAGCGCATTCAACCCTGA
- a CDS encoding NADP-dependent malic enzyme, with translation MSSPNDSSAAERAAQLRRAALDYHEHPTPGKLAISATKQMLNQRDLALAYSPGVAAACEEIVADPANVFRYTARGNLVAVVTNGTAVLGLGDIGPLAAKPVMEGKAVLFKKFAGIDVFDIEIAEKNLDKLVDVIAALEPTFGGINLEDIRAPDCFYVERRLRERMRIPVFHDDQHGTAIVVGAAVLNALKVVGKKIDEIKLVTSGAGAAALACLGLLVKLGVPRSNIWVTDLAGVVYQGRTELMDEDKAQFAQDTAHRKLADVLPGADIFLGLSAAGVLKPEMLAQMAPSPLIFALANPTPEIAPELAKQARPDAIIATGRTDYANQVNNVLCFPYIFRGALDCGATTVNDAMEIAAVHAIAELAQAEQSEVVAAAYAGATLSFGPEYLIPKPFDHRLMERIAPAVAQAAAASGVASRPIADLEAYRERLRQFVYASGTVMKPIYDQAKKARSRRVAYAEGEEERVLRAVQVVVDEGLARPTLIGRPAVIASRVEKFGLRLKEGLDYDVVNVEHDERYRDFWMSYHRLTERKGVSVQVAKIEMRRRLTLIGAMLLKKGHVDGLLCGTWGTTANHLQYIDQVIGTRQGGSPRTAQDVAVYACMNCLLLPGRQVFVVDTHVNADPSPEQLAEITAMAAEEMLRFGITPKAALLSHSNFGTHDTPSAQKMRRTLALLREQAPWLECDGEMHGDIALDAEARHKLMPEGTLSGEANLLVMPNIDAANIAYNLLKTAAGGGIAIGPVLLGADKPVHILTPSATVRRIVNMTALVVADAEAGRQSSPAA, from the coding sequence ATGTCGAGCCCGAACGATTCCAGCGCGGCCGAACGCGCCGCGCAGCTGCGCCGTGCCGCGCTCGACTACCACGAGCATCCGACGCCCGGCAAGCTGGCCATCTCGGCCACCAAGCAGATGCTGAACCAGCGCGATCTCGCGCTGGCCTACAGCCCCGGCGTGGCCGCAGCCTGTGAGGAGATCGTCGCCGACCCCGCCAACGTGTTCCGCTACACCGCGCGCGGCAACCTGGTGGCCGTGGTCACCAACGGCACCGCCGTGCTGGGCCTGGGCGACATCGGCCCGCTGGCCGCCAAGCCGGTGATGGAAGGCAAGGCGGTGCTCTTCAAGAAGTTCGCCGGCATCGACGTCTTCGACATCGAGATCGCCGAGAAGAACCTCGACAAGCTCGTCGACGTGATCGCCGCGCTGGAGCCCACCTTTGGCGGCATCAACCTCGAGGACATCAGGGCCCCCGACTGCTTCTACGTCGAGCGCAGGCTGCGCGAGCGCATGCGCATCCCGGTGTTCCACGACGACCAGCACGGCACCGCCATCGTCGTGGGCGCCGCGGTTCTGAACGCGCTCAAGGTGGTGGGCAAGAAGATCGACGAGATCAAGCTCGTCACCAGCGGCGCAGGCGCTGCCGCGCTGGCCTGCCTGGGCCTGCTGGTGAAGCTGGGCGTGCCGCGCTCGAACATCTGGGTCACGGATCTCGCGGGGGTCGTCTACCAGGGCCGCACCGAGCTGATGGACGAGGACAAGGCGCAGTTCGCGCAGGACACCGCGCACCGCAAGCTGGCCGACGTGCTGCCCGGGGCCGACATCTTCCTGGGCCTGAGCGCTGCCGGCGTGCTCAAGCCCGAGATGCTGGCGCAGATGGCACCCAGTCCGCTGATCTTCGCGCTGGCCAACCCCACGCCCGAGATCGCGCCCGAGCTCGCCAAGCAGGCGCGACCCGACGCCATCATTGCGACCGGCCGGACCGACTACGCGAACCAGGTCAACAACGTCCTGTGTTTCCCGTACATCTTCCGCGGCGCACTCGACTGCGGCGCAACGACGGTGAACGATGCCATGGAGATCGCTGCGGTGCACGCCATCGCCGAGTTGGCGCAGGCCGAGCAGAGCGAAGTTGTGGCCGCGGCCTACGCCGGCGCGACGCTGAGCTTCGGGCCCGAGTACCTGATTCCCAAGCCCTTTGATCACCGGCTGATGGAGCGCATCGCGCCGGCCGTGGCCCAGGCGGCGGCCGCCAGCGGCGTGGCCTCGCGCCCGATCGCCGATCTCGAGGCCTACCGTGAGCGGCTGCGCCAGTTCGTGTACGCCTCGGGCACGGTGATGAAGCCGATCTACGACCAGGCCAAGAAGGCGCGCTCGCGCCGCGTGGCCTATGCCGAGGGCGAGGAGGAGCGCGTGCTGCGCGCCGTGCAGGTGGTGGTCGACGAGGGCCTGGCGCGGCCCACGCTCATCGGCCGGCCGGCCGTCATCGCCAGCCGCGTCGAGAAGTTCGGCCTGCGCCTGAAGGAGGGCCTGGACTACGACGTCGTCAACGTCGAGCACGACGAGCGCTACCGCGACTTCTGGATGAGTTACCACCGCCTCACCGAGCGCAAGGGCGTTTCGGTGCAGGTGGCGAAGATCGAGATGCGGCGCCGGCTGACGCTCATCGGCGCCATGCTGCTGAAGAAGGGCCATGTCGACGGCCTGCTGTGCGGCACCTGGGGCACCACGGCCAACCACCTGCAGTACATCGACCAGGTCATCGGCACGCGCCAGGGCGGCAGCCCGCGCACCGCGCAGGACGTGGCCGTCTACGCCTGCATGAACTGCCTGCTGCTGCCGGGGCGGCAGGTGTTCGTGGTGGACACGCATGTCAACGCCGACCCGAGCCCGGAGCAGCTGGCCGAGATCACCGCGATGGCGGCCGAAGAGATGCTGCGCTTTGGCATCACGCCGAAGGCGGCGTTGCTGTCGCACAGCAACTTCGGCACCCACGACACGCCGAGCGCGCAGAAGATGCGGCGCACGCTGGCGCTGCTGCGCGAGCAGGCGCCCTGGCTGGAGTGTGACGGCGAGATGCACGGCGACATCGCGCTCGACGCCGAGGCGCGCCACAAGCTGATGCCCGAAGGCACCCTCAGCGGCGAGGCCAACCTGCTGGTGATGCCCAACATCGACGCCGCCAACATCGCCTACAACCTGCTCAAGACGGCCGCCGGCGGCGGCATCGCCATCGGCCCGGTGCTGCTGGGGGCGGACAAGCCGGTGCACATCCTCACCCCGTCAGCCACGGTGCGGCGCATCGTCAACATGACCGCCCTCGTGGTGGCAGATGCGGAAGCCGGACGTCAATCAAGCCCTGCGGCTTGA